In Cicer arietinum cultivar CDC Frontier isolate Library 1 chromosome 7, Cicar.CDCFrontier_v2.0, whole genome shotgun sequence, the genomic window ATTGGGTTGAAAAGAATAACAAACTTTGGGGTCCCCAATTAATGAAATTGCAACACTAAGCCTCCTCTTCATCCCTCCACTGTATTTTCCAGCTTGTTTATCAGCAACCCCTCCATGGAAAAGGTTTAAACTCTTCAAAGATTCTTCTACTGCCTAGAACAAAAGAATGGAAGCTAAATAGTTAAAATATCCCTGACAAACAAATGATAATATGGAATGATGTTCTACTTCTTCATACCGTTGTCTTAAAATATCGCATAAGAATTATGGCATACCAACTTTCTAATTTCATTGCTTTCAATAACCTTAAACacctatttatattttgaaaggtAGAATTTGTATAACGTAACACTCCTAACATAATTAAACTCTAAATATTTCAAACAGTAAGAGTTCCAGTGAGTGAACTTACTTGAGTCAAGACTGAACCTGTAAGATTTTTAAGTCTTCCATAAAAAAGTAGGTGCTCTCTACCAGTCAAGGTTTCCCACAGCAAGCTATAGTATCatgaggaaaaaaaaattagaaacttcattcaattgatacaaatttgatttcatgaaaaacataaaaattggtGGAATTTCAGCTTACTCATGCTGTGGACAAACTCCCATGTTAGTATATATTCCATTCATATGAGTTCTTATGTCAAGGCCTTCAACATATGCCGCACCAGATGTTGGCTCTGTGAGACCAATCATCTATAAGCACAAAGAAGCTGATtagatttatgaattaaaaagaaaacCATTCAAATGatgaaattattgaaaaaaatcaattctTAACTGACCATACTGATAAAAGAAGTCTTCCCGGCACCATTAGGACCGAGCATACCGAAGCACTCCCCTCTAGGCACAGCAAGGAATAATTCTTTTACTGCAAATTTTCCTGGATTTCCATCTCTTCCTGGATAGAATTTTTTTAGGTCGTCGCAAACAATTGCATGATTAAGGGTTGGTTCAAGTAGCAGCTGCTCCACCTTCTCCCTCTTAATACAAAAAGAAGAAATCATTTAATATACATGTAAGTCAATTCATTCATCTCCAATGCTGAATATGTTAAGAACTAATTCTTAAAGTTAAAATCCACTTCAACAAGAACCCCACAAGAGTTGCTCTATTGAAGTAAAACTCATTATAATACAAAACTGATGTttgaaaaaaggaaaaattgtGACCAAAAGGAAAGTTATTTGGTTCTCTAGTAGAACTAGCTATCTTAATTTCTTAATCCATAAGGTGGACATATATTAAGAATACGTTTATTCAATACACATAAAGCTAACCTCTCGGATGACATCGGGTTTATCCATCTGAGCCAAAACTTTTGACCCCTGCTCTTGAAAACCGGGCTTCTTGAATGGTGAAAGATGTTTTTTCTGAAATCCTTTCAAGAAGAAAAGAGGACTTTTTCCAGTTCCTGTTGACAATACTTGATCGATGTAATAAGCAACAAAAAGCACTACTATCCACTCAGCAGACATGATAATCAAGACCTCTTTCATGCCATTGGAACTATCACTCAGATCCTGCCATCGCATACCATCAGTTCCCGAATGACTGCCACTGACGGCATACTGTGCAAACTCATACAACCCACGATACAAAGCAAACCCAGGATACAACTCCATACAAATGATCCACCCTCCTGAAGAAATAGCATAGGAAATCAACAAGCTACAAGGTTAGAAGCTGCAAACAGAGGCATGGGATACATATAAAGATGACTGATGTGAAATCTATCAATTCGAAGAAACATCGCATTGCTAGTAAACTATATTGCGGCTCTCCTCGTTCAGCTAAACCAACTCAACCTCATTAAACCGGCTTGTAAGGTCAGAACTACTTAAACATTATAAGCATGTTCTATGCCATCTCTCTAGTCAATGTGGACTCTCAACACACCCCTCACGCTTAGGACAAAACATCTGGAACGTGGATGGATTTGAACTGAATTTAAACTGAGTCAGGTCTCTAGCCACTCAACGTTATTTCTCATATGCAGCATTATTTAGTTTTTCCCTGCTTCTTGTAGAGTATAGTTTAATCACGATAAATGAAACAATTACAACAAAGGATTTTTCTAATGTAATCAGCATCAGCATTCATCAACAATGTTAGCCAGTCATACAGATAATTTGGCCACTTCGCCTAAAGATCCTTTTTATGACAGTCTTTTGATACTGGAAGCTAAATTATAAATGGAAACCATATGAACAACTTGGAATAATATCATTCTTCAGTCATATAACTTACTTGGAAATGATGAATCTTGAATaaaaaattggaaaagaaaGCCAGCTAATAGACCAGTTCCAAAGACGCTTATATATGCAGTTACTGCGAATATAAAAAACACAAGTCAGGTTAAGAGATCTGAGAAAAGAAAACATTAATACACCCATTATTGTGAATAATTTGAAGTAGCTATCAACAAACCTGTAGCAGTcttaacatttgaaaaaaagGAAGCCAACAAAAATGCCAGTGAAATTTGTAAGTTTACATAGATGAAATAAAACACGAATTGGATGCTGTAGTCATTCAACGTGAAGAATTTTAATCCTGAAAATGAAGTCAGAAGCATCAGACGGAATGGGAAAATGTCGAGAAACAGACAGTTAAATGGTTATATTCTTACCTAAGACTGAGCCAAATAGCACAAAACAAACCATGTAGATCACTGATAAGGCAAGAAAAAAACCATATGAAATCATCCAATATGGCCCATCACCAAGACCATGCATTTTCATCATGATTCTTAATTTTTGTTGCTTCTCATAAACCAGTGCTGTCAGAACAACCTACATAAAATGCATATAGAGTTTACTCTTGTTGAACAGATAAATACACTAAAACATCTATTTGTGTTTGCATTGGATGTTAGATACAATTGTTGACTTTGACTCCGAGTCATATATTGTTTCAAGACTTGAAAATCTAAAAGGAAGGTTTACTTACATCATGGTTACAGACATATAATGATATAGAGATGATTTAGAGATAGGTAAGAATATCATAgttatttcaaaaatcaaaattggcCAATAGCTATCTATACTGCAATACAATGTCAGTAATGTCCTCTCAGTTCTTTCAACTTCTCTTATtacaaacaaattattttttactgaTATATTTGTTCGCATATTTCTACACTTACTGGAAAAAGTTGCAGAACGACCCATGTAAAGAACAGACTGCCCAGAAGAGACGCTATCTCAATCTTAATTGGGGTTGCAGATTTTGGCATTTCCTTTACAAACTCAAATAACATTTTGGTACCGGGTCCACGTAGAAACTGTAAGTAGGCATTTGATATCTGCATGCATAATAAGGCTAGATATCGGTCACTATTATCTTCCAAGATTCAGATAAAGAAAGAACcgtgtattttttaataaaagtttaacATGTATACAAAGAGGAATTATTATCATTATGTTAGATACATAAAATTTACCGATGCAATTAGCGTTGAAACTTGCAATATAGAAGCTCAATGCTGCATGTACATCACTATCATAGTTTCACTAATTTCTTCCATTCAAATTATGCATTTTGGAAGTTGTAATGACTGGACAAGTGTTTCCACAAGTACAAATCTATTCCTATTGCTAATGAACCAAGTACGTTTTTGTACTCAAAGTTAAtgtaaagtttaaaaaaaattgatagattCATAGCACAGGCTACCAAGTTGCAAGTTCTTTTTAAGCAGAGATTGAGTTTTCTGTTTCATAGcattatatatattcattatcAGGGATTTAGGATAGCAGCAAGGAGGATGAAACAATTAAAACAGGTTTTAGATATATACCAGATTTATGGAACGAGGAATCCGCAACAATGGAGTAGGACCAAAATTGTTGCTGCCTTTGAAGGTTGATTTGTACCATACAGTGACATTGAATGCATCCTCATTTGAATTTAGAAAATCAAAAGCTGCAAAAGGTCAACACAATCTATAAAAATGAGTATTTTCTTCCATAAATCTATGTTGAAACATAATGATAGTAGAAGTACCTGAAACTATATCATTGATCTGTCCTTCTGGGTCATCACTTTGATAACCTTTATATATCTCATCATTGATATCAGAAGAACTGTTACGCCATAAATTTATACCATTGGCACATTTGATTTCTACATCACAGGAAAATAAATTCAACCATTAACAAAACTCCAAGTTCTATATAAAAACAACATTCTACTAACCTAAATTTGTAAATGTATTAAAACAATCTGTTACTGTGTCAGCACTTATGACAAATAttgaacattattttttatacgctcccatttgattttttttccaagCTTTTCAAAACAATAATGAAGACTAAGGTTCAAGTCAACAACCACAAGAATAAATATCACATAGCCTCCTTCATCAAATACAGCAGACAAGGTTTTTAAAAGAGTGCGATGAGCCTACAGCTAAGTATCCTCGCTAACTAACTATTTGAATATTTAGTTTTCTGTCAGCATGCATTCCAATTTCGTGTCTGTTACCATACATTGTCATGACGAGGATGTTCATGTTCCATACCTTTAGTCAATGCCCTGCCTCCTATCTCTATTGGAAATGTGTGTGTATCTTCCTGTTCATTACCGCCTCCTATCTGGAACTGAGCTGGGAATGCAATGTTGTCCTGAGGGCACTGAGTTTGTAGATTATAAATGGGAAGCTCCGAAGTGAAAGCAGGTTCAATAAAATTGTTGTCCTCGGCCAATGATTCGGATCCCTATATTATTTTCACAGTTTAATCACCAACAACAGAATCCACAGAAATAAATAAACCAATAGATAATATTAAAGATCTAGACAGGCAAATAAATACTTGCTAGtagcaaaagaaaaaagaactCACCAGCACATTTAAAGCCAAACTACCCTTGATATCAGATAAATCCATGGTGAAGTTACTTGGAAACATATTGTTAGACACAACTGTGCAGAGAAAAGACAAGTGAACATTAGGCTAACAAAAAAGGCAAAATGCATATTTGGTTTCACTTATACAAAGCAAttctaaaatcataaaattgatttttatgttAGATGTTATCAAGTAGAACTGTTTTTGCCTCTATAGACGATTCTAACTTCAAAGTCGAGATTTGGAGCATTGCCTTCAAACTTCACTTAAATTTATTGACTAAGTGTACATTTGGTTCCACTTTTAGATAAACTAAAATTGATGttagagttgtaaaattaattttaaatacttaGATGTCATTGAGTAGAATCATTCTAACTTAAAGCTAGGATACGTAGTTTTTTActccaaacataatttttacaTCTAAGTTATTGTTCAACTCACCTTCACATGAACGTATGCAAAAATAAACCAATTTACATCCAACttagttttaactaaaatcaattaatgttaGAGAGCAAAATCTAACACACACTAACTCAATTTATCATGAAGATATCCAAccataaattaatttacattgaTATAATCTTGAATAAAAGTGTATGTTCAATATCACGTAGGTTTGTCATAATCACGCTAAGCTACaagtcatatatttttaaagatcaTGGTGATTCTGGCAAACTCAATATGATaccaaacatataaaaaatcaaattgcaattttgaaaaaaaataaaaaaataaaacgtgTTATACTCTGTCCAAAGGAGTGATTTTGGGCGGTGAAGAGCGTGGTAAAAACAGCTGGATACCATTTCCCTTGAGAAAGTTGCAAGAGAGGAGGCCATTCAGTTGGATTAGGAATCGCACATGTAACAAGTTGAGTCTCATCGGAATACTCCACCCCACAAACCTTCTCTGATTCATCACATATATCGCTCTTAGGACATTCGCAACCGCATTTAAACTTTGGTTTATCCAATTGAGTGTCGATTACATATTGAAGGAGAACCAGTAAGATGCAAAGGATCAATGGGAATAGAATCAACCGAATGTTCGCCTTCTTGTTCCGTTTCTTTAAAACAATATAAACGTTAGCATTGAATAATTGAATtgcaaatattaatttatttaattatgacaTGCTTTGTACCTGGAAGGTTAAATTATTTCTCAGAAGTGCGTTTGCTTGAGTCCAGAAGGTAGCAGGGGAAGGGGAATGATTTACATTAAccatgtttttgtttttgatttgaCAGAGACACACACAACCAGCACTTTTTGTAATGTTGTTACTTAGTTGTGCGTGTTTGTCACTGCAACCTTGTTGCTTTTCTTCGTGTCTTTGGTTTTTCTCAGCTTACTCGAACACATACCGTTATATATGTAGTTAGAGTTTACGCTTGCTCCTTCACTCGCTCAATCGTacttcatatttattattatcacttggtaattctatttttttattgttctaaTTATGATAGTAATTAGATTCTTGcggttaatttaatattatgcctcgttcatttttgttttagaataaTAGTCTATAAAAATTAGAGAGAGACTTAAGGAAAAGTGGAAAACCACGAAGCCAATACGAAACGTggctttttaaaattaatttctgATATTCTCTTGAAGTgaagtattattattttttttttatagtgctCTCAACAAAGTTTATACTaagtcaaatattattattaatttaattaattatggttatttatttatcatcatatacAGTGTAGTGTGTACTTTGTCGAGTACTAGTAGTCAGTCGCTGTCAGTAAAATTATCAACGTGGAGATATTTGGATTTTTACTAAGGGTGTAAAGCACGATCGTTATTTGTCTGTTCCACCCTACTAATGATAAGAATACATAATGCTTCTACACTAAGAAATCATCACAATTgagtcaaaacaaataaatcattaaaatacaaaaattattaattattaattaaggttcatttttttctcaaaattaatatcATTGTGATTGTGGTATAAGTATATATTTACTATGTATTaccaacttaaaaatattttatttagttatttcttttgactaattttatatatattaatctcgtaatatatttttggataaaatttaatgatataaCTAGTGTGTGAAGTTAGAAGGTTGAATAGTCCTacttttttagagatttttcaATTACCGatgtagaaaatatttgactgGGATGGAATACATATGTATTTTGtatagaaaaatcatttttcaaaaactttatGGTATTGTAATTAATTGATGAAAAGTCAATTTtaacataagaaaattgattttaatgaaTCTCAGTCATTAATGATTGATTTAATCAAATGTGAacatcattaaaatatatttaataatgcACCAATAATATGAAATCAGAAAATAGAAATTCAATTATGaatataattcataattttgaGATGAGTTCCAAAAATCTTTCTAGATCAACAATTCAATGCATGAAATTGAAtcaacatattaaaatttaatgttattcaaggaaaatttgaaacaatatGTTTttcctcgacaaaaattgaaccaaactaaaaatatgtttttcccAAATCCCAAGTCCAACACTTCTCTTCATcatcaaaatttgaaacaataatCCAAACCCAAATTCTTAGACAGGTCCATCCTCGACAAAGGTAATTCTACTGGCTTTATTTGTTTTTAGTGATGGTACTTAACTTAATGAAATGCCAACAAGTAACTCAAGAAATCTAGCATGAGCACATTCATGTTACCAACTTAGGTCGAAATTCGCCGCACACAAGTACTTTGTAACACCTACGAAGGTGCGTGTTAAGATCATACACACTTCAGGAAGAAAAAAGAACTTGAAAAAACAAACAATATAGACAGCCCAACAATAATGTCGAAAACAAACAGGACATAAATTTGGTATAGCTGCTTCATGCAAAACTAAAAACCTATAATGTACAAATCACCCTCAAACGCCCAAATGCTGCAAGTGAAGAAAAACCTgatcaaacacacctatagttTGGTCAATTCAACAATTTCCATCAAAGATAACTCAAACCTCACGAGTTTAAACTTCTTCACGTCAACTCCGAAAAAAGTATCCTCAAATCACCTCTTCCATTCTGCTTGAATTACCTTTCCTGCCAGATGAACAGAATAGTTGACGATCATAAATCATAATGAAGAAAAATACACCAGAATATACTGCAATCAAATTTAGACTATTAAGAACCAGaaaatttatctcaaatatattattaattggcATGATAGAACTACTATTTGTCACAATACTTAAAGGTGACATGGCACtaagttgaaattttaattaaaggTAAATTTTGCAATGCGATATTTTCAAACCACTTTTTATTGGGTCAATTTGCCAAACCACTAGGCAGGAGGAACACTAAAACATACCATTTCCATCTCTAGAAGATGATACAGCTTTGTCACTTTTGTGGCCCACTTTACCACCTGACTGAGCTGGTCTCTGTGTCCTAGGAGAGTGCGAGGTGATTTTGCTGTTAGTTAAAGATGGCAAAGAATGTCGCCGAGCATTGTTGTTTTTCTCACTTCCATCTTGTCCAAATCTTGGTGATCCTTGAGCCCTCAATTTTGCCTTTGCAGATTCAGTTGCTGCCATATAACTTGGAATTGTCGGACTATTGTGCAAACCATTCTCTGCTCGTTCCTGCTTTGCTACAATTGAGGCTTTTCGGCTTGGTTTCTGATTTTCACTGCCTGATTGATCTTCCTTGTGATTTAAATCTCCATTTGTTATGTGAGAATTTTCATCTTTGCAAATAGTATCTAATAAATCTATAGGGTCGTTGTTCACTTCATCATCAGAAATGTTTTTATCTTTACTTGTAATATCTGTTAAGGGCTTTGATTCCACATTCACCTGATAACTGCTAGGGGTGTTGTACACCTCCTTAGTAGCTAAATCTCCAGTAGTTATTCCTATATCCGGCTGACTGGAAATCGATATAGTTGCTTCCTTATTGATAATTTCTTTAGAACTAATGACCCCTTGTTCTGAAACAGCAACACTTGAGGCAACTGCATCCTTTTCCAAATGTGCCTTTGCAGTATCAGATTCAGCTTCTGGCAGAACTGCAGTCTCAACAACTGGGTTATGAACCTTTCTCAAGTTACGTTTAACCTTCTCAAGCTCAATTTGTGGATTTTCCACCGCAGGATCCGAGGGTTGGGTTGGAAATTTCCTTATGTTCCGTCTTGGTTTTTCAAACTCGGGATTTGCTTGTGCTGGGGCTAGGTCAAAATTCGCAGCAGGAAGCTTCCTGTGAGTGCGTTTTGACTTACTCATTTGAGCCTCTCCAGTTGAAATATTACCCTGCTTTTTCTGTGACCTAGTATCCCGAATTTTCTTAGGTTGGGGAATTGGCTTCCAAAAGCAAGATGCTGACCAGCGATCCAACCAACTTAGGACAGAATTTGGATCACCACGAATATATTGCAAACGCAGTGCCATTATTGTAGTTGACGAAGCAATAAGCTGAAATAATAACCAAAACAAAAGGGAAATTGTTATAGAAATATGTGCTCCATATAATAGACGCAGGCGTGAAGCAATATAAATGAAACAGAAAAAGCTGTTCTAAAATGAGCAAGAAAAGGTGTACCGCTCTTAAATTTTAGAGAGTAGAATTAAATCAAGGCAGCCATACCCTACTTCCTCACTTCAAAAACGTGCTTTCTTATTTCTAATCTAAAGCACTGTTCATTCTAGAAGGAAACTCATCTGGACTTTGTAGCCACACAAAAAATGAACTTGTCATGTTGTCACACATATACGATGCAATGTAAATTACCTTACGGATGAAATTATTAGCTGACAGCTTCAAAATTTTACCAGATATACCAACTTGCTTGATAGGTTTGTCATCCTAAGGAAAAACACATTGAGAAAGAAAATCAATAGCAGTAACAGCAGTTTACAATATTTGAAGTGCACTACCCAATAGCCAAAAAGAAACTGATTAGAAATTCAACAGACTGTTCAATAATAGAGGCTGTACTCGTCATATAGACATATACAATAAGTGGTATAGAAAAAATCTTTGAAGAAAATTCACAACAACTTGTGAGAAGCACCAACTTCTGAATAAGATGAAAAAGTATTGCATGACAACATACATCCATAATTCTAGTAGTTCAAAACAGTTCAAAATCAATGTTGTAAATTGCGGATCGCGGAAAATAACGATTCGTCCAAATTCTGCTATGCTATAAGCGCCTCAATAGcagctatttgacaacactgttCAAAATAAACCCCATTCATTAGCGCAGGAAGGGGCAGGAGCTTAAAATCAACAAGTTTCCCCATTATTCGCACAGTAAGTCCTTATTTTGAATGTGCTACCAGCTCAGCAGAAGTATCATCTTTAATACAACCATTTAGCTCTAATTTGAGCAAGAAAATCAAGTAAATTCAATACAATTTTGCCCATGATTAATGGGAATAAAACTTGAACCAAGATAATCAGACATGTTTATCACTTGCATATTTTTCCCTCCGGGCGGACTAATCATAAGAACTTCAAGAATAATGTAAATAACATGACAAATAAATGATGTAAAGAGAAATCAGATTTGGAAAAAATAACCTGAAGCTTCAAGAGATTGCACTTCTCGTGAATTTCAAATCCAACATCAGATTTTCTAACTCTTTGGCCACGAACAACTGCTTGTAATTTG contains:
- the LOC101514956 gene encoding ABC transporter A family member 7-like isoform X1, encoding MVNVNHSPSPATFWTQANALLRNNLTFQKRNKKANIRLILFPLILCILLVLLQYVIDTQLDKPKFKCGCECPKSDICDESEKVCGVEYSDETQLVTCAIPNPTEWPPLLQLSQGKWYPAVFTTLFTAQNHSFGQIVSNNMFPSNFTMDLSDIKGSLALNVLGSESLAEDNNFIEPAFTSELPIYNLQTQCPQDNIAFPAQFQIGGGNEQEDTHTFPIEIGGRALTKEIKCANGINLWRNSSSDINDEIYKGYQSDDPEGQINDIVSAFDFLNSNEDAFNVTVWYKSTFKGSNNFGPTPLLRIPRSINLISNAYLQFLRGPGTKMLFEFVKEMPKSATPIKIEIASLLGSLFFTWVVLQLFPVVLTALVYEKQQKLRIMMKMHGLGDGPYWMISYGFFLALSVIYMVCFVLFGSVLGLKFFTLNDYSIQFVFYFIYVNLQISLAFLLASFFSNVKTATVTAYISVFGTGLLAGFLFQFFIQDSSFPRGWIICMELYPGFALYRGLYEFAQYAVSGSHSGTDGMRWQDLSDSSNGMKEVLIIMSAEWIVVLFVAYYIDQVLSTGTGKSPLFFLKGFQKKHLSPFKKPGFQEQGSKVLAQMDKPDVIREREKVEQLLLEPTLNHAIVCDDLKKFYPGRDGNPGKFAVKELFLAVPRGECFGMLGPNGAGKTSFISMMIGLTEPTSGAAYVEGLDIRTHMNGIYTNMGVCPQHDLLWETLTGREHLLFYGRLKNLTGSVLTQAVEESLKSLNLFHGGVADKQAGKYSGGMKRRLSVAISLIGDPKVVYMDEPSTGLDPASRKCLWNVIKLAKQDRAIILTTHSMEEAEALCDRLGVFVNGNLQCIGNPKELKARYGGTYVLTMTTSSDREKDVENMVQQLSPNANKIYRLSGTQKFELPKEDVKIANVFQAVEIAKRNFTVFAWGLADTTLEDVFIKVAREAQASDTLS
- the LOC101515709 gene encoding protein IQ-DOMAIN 31 isoform X2, coding for MGKSPGKWIKTVLFGKKSSKSTIPKGRELVNQKEGVVASKVSETGLALEPTSNTIAGHEEDLELENKEAENVLSGNQVIDTIEPVHQDAPLDPEKMKLEEAATKTQAAFRGYLARRAFRALKGIIRLQALIRGHLVRRQAVVTLCCMYGIVKLQAVVRGQRVRKSDVGFEIHEKCNLLKLQDDKPIKQVGISGKILKLSANNFIRKLIASSTTIMALRLQYIRGDPNSVLSWLDRWSASCFWKPIPQPKKIRDTRSQKKQGNISTGEAQMSKSKRTHRKLPAANFDLAPAQANPEFEKPRRNIRKFPTQPSDPAVENPQIELEKVKRNLRKVHNPVVETAVLPEAESDTAKAHLEKDAVASSVAVSEQGVISSKEIINKEATISISSQPDIGITTGDLATKEVYNTPSSYQVNVESKPLTDITSKDKNISDDEVNNDPIDLLDTICKDENSHITNGDLNHKEDQSGSENQKPSRKASIVAKQERAENGLHNSPTIPSYMAATESAKAKLRAQGSPRFGQDGSEKNNNARRHSLPSLTNSKITSHSPRTQRPAQSGGKVGHKSDKAVSSSRDGNGKVIQAEWKR
- the LOC101515709 gene encoding protein IQ-DOMAIN 31 isoform X1; protein product: MGKSPGKWIKTVLFGKKSSKSTIPKGREKLVNQKEGVVASKVSETGLALEPTSNTIAGHEEDLELENKEAENVLSGNQVIDTIEPVHQDAPLDPEKMKLEEAATKTQAAFRGYLARRAFRALKGIIRLQALIRGHLVRRQAVVTLCCMYGIVKLQAVVRGQRVRKSDVGFEIHEKCNLLKLQDDKPIKQVGISGKILKLSANNFIRKLIASSTTIMALRLQYIRGDPNSVLSWLDRWSASCFWKPIPQPKKIRDTRSQKKQGNISTGEAQMSKSKRTHRKLPAANFDLAPAQANPEFEKPRRNIRKFPTQPSDPAVENPQIELEKVKRNLRKVHNPVVETAVLPEAESDTAKAHLEKDAVASSVAVSEQGVISSKEIINKEATISISSQPDIGITTGDLATKEVYNTPSSYQVNVESKPLTDITSKDKNISDDEVNNDPIDLLDTICKDENSHITNGDLNHKEDQSGSENQKPSRKASIVAKQERAENGLHNSPTIPSYMAATESAKAKLRAQGSPRFGQDGSEKNNNARRHSLPSLTNSKITSHSPRTQRPAQSGGKVGHKSDKAVSSSRDGNGKVIQAEWKR
- the LOC101514956 gene encoding ABC transporter A family member 7-like isoform X2 is translated as MVNVNHSPSPATFWTQANALLRNNLTFQKRNKKANIRLILFPLILCILLVLLQYVIDTQLDKPKFKCGCECPKSDICDESEKVCGVEYSDETQLVTCAIPNPTEWPPLLQLSQGKWYPAVFTTLFTAQNHSFGQIVSNNMFPSNFTMDLSDIKGSLALNVLGSESLAEDNNFIEPAFTSELPIYNLQTQCPQDNIAFPAQFQIGGGNEQEDTHTFPIEIGGRALTKEIKCANGINLWRNSSSDINDEIYKGYQSDDPEGQINDIVSAFDFLNSNEDAFNVTVWYKSTFKGSNNFGPTPLLRIPRSINLVVLTALVYEKQQKLRIMMKMHGLGDGPYWMISYGFFLALSVIYMVCFVLFGSVLGLKFFTLNDYSIQFVFYFIYVNLQISLAFLLASFFSNVKTATVTAYISVFGTGLLAGFLFQFFIQDSSFPRGWIICMELYPGFALYRGLYEFAQYAVSGSHSGTDGMRWQDLSDSSNGMKEVLIIMSAEWIVVLFVAYYIDQVLSTGTGKSPLFFLKGFQKKHLSPFKKPGFQEQGSKVLAQMDKPDVIREREKVEQLLLEPTLNHAIVCDDLKKFYPGRDGNPGKFAVKELFLAVPRGECFGMLGPNGAGKTSFISMMIGLTEPTSGAAYVEGLDIRTHMNGIYTNMGVCPQHDLLWETLTGREHLLFYGRLKNLTGSVLTQAVEESLKSLNLFHGGVADKQAGKYSGGMKRRLSVAISLIGDPKVVYMDEPSTGLDPASRKCLWNVIKLAKQDRAIILTTHSMEEAEALCDRLGVFVNGNLQCIGNPKELKARYGGTYVLTMTTSSDREKDVENMVQQLSPNANKIYRLSGTQKFELPKEDVKIANVFQAVEIAKRNFTVFAWGLADTTLEDVFIKVAREAQASDTLS